In Sphingomonas sp. SUN019, one genomic interval encodes:
- a CDS encoding AMP nucleosidase: MTASDIVAELDRLYTSAVERLQTALTIYLTDGTPPDPETRRDGSFAYPEIRLKFRGGDDRPTPLRSFGRLITAGDYRISVTKPAVFADYLIEQLTLLMEDYDVEVEAVAGRTEIPFPYVLDPGHALRLDEVSASELARWFPATELAHIGDEIADGMWASVDATRPLALFDGLRTDFSLARLRHYTGTPPEHVQRYVLFTNYHRYVDEFVRWAIQQVEGDTRFTALSGAGGVMFRPGDDPATIDDSAWRRLQMPAYHLMADDRTGITLVNIGVGPSNAKTITDHLAVLRPDAWLMIGHCGGLRPSQRIGDYVLAHAYLRDDHVLDDVLPPEIPVPAIAEVQQALARAAETVSGQSGEELKRRLRTGTIVTTDDRNWELRYSRSALRFSLSRAVAIDMESATIAAQGYRFRVPYGTLLCVSDKPLHGELKLPGQANRFYERAISEHMRIGIETCEELRREGARLHSRKLRAFNEPPFR; this comes from the coding sequence ATGACTGCTTCAGATATCGTCGCCGAACTCGACCGGCTTTACACCAGCGCCGTCGAACGGCTGCAGACCGCGCTGACCATCTATCTCACCGACGGCACGCCCCCCGATCCTGAAACGCGGCGCGACGGATCGTTCGCCTATCCCGAAATCCGGCTGAAGTTTCGCGGCGGCGACGACCGCCCGACGCCGTTGCGTTCGTTCGGCCGCCTGATCACCGCGGGCGATTACCGCATCAGCGTGACGAAGCCGGCGGTGTTCGCGGACTATCTGATCGAGCAGCTTACGCTGCTGATGGAAGATTACGACGTCGAGGTCGAGGCGGTCGCGGGCCGCACCGAAATCCCCTTCCCCTATGTGCTCGATCCCGGCCACGCGCTGCGGCTGGACGAGGTGTCGGCGTCCGAACTCGCGCGCTGGTTTCCCGCGACCGAACTGGCGCATATCGGCGACGAAATCGCGGACGGGATGTGGGCCTCGGTCGACGCCACCCGGCCGCTGGCGCTGTTCGACGGCCTGCGCACCGATTTCAGCCTCGCGCGGCTGCGGCATTACACCGGCACGCCGCCCGAGCACGTCCAACGTTACGTGCTGTTCACCAATTATCATCGCTACGTCGACGAATTCGTCCGCTGGGCGATTCAGCAGGTGGAGGGCGATACGCGCTTCACCGCTTTGTCGGGCGCGGGCGGCGTGATGTTCCGCCCCGGTGACGATCCCGCGACGATCGACGACAGCGCGTGGCGGCGGCTGCAGATGCCGGCCTATCATCTGATGGCGGACGACCGGACGGGCATCACGCTGGTCAACATCGGGGTCGGGCCGTCGAACGCGAAGACGATCACCGATCACCTTGCGGTGCTGCGCCCCGATGCGTGGCTGATGATCGGGCATTGTGGTGGATTGCGACCCAGCCAGCGGATCGGCGACTACGTCCTCGCGCACGCGTATCTGCGCGACGACCATGTGCTGGACGACGTGCTGCCGCCCGAAATTCCCGTCCCCGCAATCGCCGAGGTGCAGCAGGCGCTGGCGCGCGCGGCGGAGACCGTCTCGGGCCAGTCGGGCGAGGAACTGAAGCGCCGTCTGCGGACGGGCACGATCGTCACCACCGACGATCGCAACTGGGAATTGCGGTACAGCCGATCGGCATTGCGCTTCTCGCTCAGCCGCGCGGTGGCGATCGACATGGAATCGGCCACGATCGCGGCGCAGGGTTATCGCTTCCGCGTACCCTATGGCACGTTGCTGTGCGTGTCGGACAAGCCGCTGCACGGCGAACTGAAGCTGCCCGGACAGGCCAACCGCTTCTACGAACGCGCGATTTCCGAACATATGCGGATCGGGATCGAAACCTGCGAGGAGCTTCGGCGAGAGGGCGCACGGCTCCACAGCCGCAAGCTGCGCGCGTTCAACGAGCCGCCGTTCCGATAA
- a CDS encoding HD-GYP domain-containing protein produces the protein MLLRIKPGQARLGMYIHGFDGGWFSHPFWRSRFHLTDPADLAKVRDSDVAAVVIDVSKGPGPDEAPPPAAATDHRDAPSRITYVGPVRAAPQRAADRAKAAQDRDHALARETVGRAKRVMKQVFDGARLGRAIRSADVVSVVDDISASLDHNRHALIGVTRLKAKHEYTYLHSVAVCALMVNFARELGMDEAATRELGMAGLLHDVGKMAVSDAILDKPGPLTDEEFAEIRHHTSRGHALLSESDAVPDVALDVCLHHHEKIDGSGYPFRLGGDEISLSARMGAICDVYDAMTSNRSYKVAWKPVETIAAMRSWEGHFDPVLLFRFMRSVGIYPVGTLVRLRSNLLAVALDNGRRASRPRFRAFYAVTDRAFVPVRDVQIADDLSGDQVIEEADPTTFGFADWPAMCERIVAGQPPLAAAA, from the coding sequence ATGCTGCTGCGGATCAAACCCGGACAGGCGCGTCTGGGGATGTACATTCACGGTTTCGACGGCGGTTGGTTCTCGCACCCGTTCTGGCGTTCGCGATTCCATCTGACCGACCCGGCCGACCTGGCGAAAGTCCGCGACAGCGATGTGGCGGCTGTCGTGATCGACGTGTCGAAAGGGCCAGGACCGGATGAGGCGCCGCCGCCCGCCGCTGCAACGGACCACCGCGACGCGCCGTCGCGCATCACCTACGTCGGTCCCGTGCGCGCCGCCCCGCAACGCGCGGCCGATCGCGCAAAGGCCGCGCAGGACCGCGACCACGCGCTCGCGCGCGAAACCGTCGGCCGCGCGAAACGCGTGATGAAGCAGGTGTTCGACGGCGCGCGACTGGGTCGCGCGATCCGTTCGGCCGACGTGGTGTCGGTGGTCGACGACATTTCCGCCTCGCTCGACCACAATCGCCACGCGCTGATCGGCGTCACGCGGCTGAAGGCGAAGCACGAATACACCTACCTCCATTCGGTCGCGGTCTGCGCGCTGATGGTCAATTTCGCGCGCGAGCTGGGGATGGACGAAGCCGCCACCCGCGAGCTGGGAATGGCGGGCCTGCTGCACGATGTCGGCAAGATGGCGGTTTCGGACGCGATCCTAGACAAGCCAGGGCCGCTGACCGACGAGGAATTCGCCGAGATCCGCCACCATACCAGCCGCGGCCATGCGTTGCTGAGCGAAAGCGACGCCGTGCCCGACGTCGCGCTCGACGTATGCCTGCACCACCACGAAAAGATCGACGGCTCGGGTTATCCGTTTCGGCTCGGCGGCGACGAGATCAGCCTCAGCGCGCGGATGGGCGCGATCTGCGACGTGTACGACGCGATGACGTCTAACCGGTCGTACAAGGTGGCGTGGAAACCGGTCGAGACGATCGCCGCGATGCGATCGTGGGAGGGGCATTTCGATCCCGTGCTGCTGTTCCGCTTCATGCGCAGCGTCGGCATCTATCCGGTCGGCACGTTGGTCCGGCTGCGGTCGAACCTGCTGGCGGTGGCGCTGGACAACGGCCGCCGCGCCTCGCGCCCGCGCTTTCGCGCCTTCTACGCGGTCACCGATCGCGCCTTCGTCCCGGTGCGCGACGTGCAGATCGCCGACGATCTGTCGGGCGATCAGGTGATCGAGGAGGCCGATCCCACGACATTCGGGTTCGCCGACTGGCCCGCGATGTGCGAGCGAATCGTGGCCGGCCAGCCGCCGCTCGCCGCCGCGGCCTGA
- a CDS encoding isopenicillin N synthase family oxygenase — translation MLDSPLAQVPTLSLDDQATDPDAFAAALGGSFERFGFAIVADHGVPHDLVKRAWAETAELFALPDDEKRGYFVAGGGGARGYTPFKTEIAKGASAVDLKEFWHVGRELPAGHRFADRMASNIWPARPEGFRDTFVELFAAFDTAGDKLLSAIARHLELAPDWFDHAVKDGNSVLRLLHYPPIPADAEGVRAGAHEDINLITLLLGAEEAGLELFDRANGRWLAIKPPEGAMVVNVGDMLQRLTNHVLPSTTHRVVNPPPERRGHSRYSMPFFLHPAPDFLIETLPQTITPENPNRYPEPITAHDYLHERLVEIGLVKK, via the coding sequence ATGCTCGATTCCCCGCTGGCCCAAGTGCCGACACTGTCGCTCGACGATCAGGCGACCGATCCCGATGCGTTCGCCGCGGCGCTGGGCGGATCGTTCGAGCGGTTCGGCTTTGCGATTGTCGCCGATCACGGCGTGCCGCACGATCTGGTCAAGCGCGCATGGGCCGAAACCGCCGAACTGTTCGCGTTGCCCGATGACGAGAAGCGCGGGTACTTCGTCGCGGGCGGCGGCGGCGCGCGCGGCTATACGCCGTTCAAGACCGAGATCGCCAAAGGCGCGAGCGCGGTCGACCTGAAGGAATTCTGGCACGTCGGGCGCGAACTGCCTGCCGGGCACCGCTTCGCCGACAGGATGGCCTCGAACATCTGGCCAGCGCGACCCGAAGGGTTCCGCGACACGTTCGTCGAACTGTTCGCCGCCTTCGACACCGCAGGCGACAAGTTGCTGTCGGCGATCGCGCGGCATCTGGAGCTTGCCCCAGACTGGTTCGACCATGCGGTGAAGGACGGCAATTCGGTTCTGCGCCTGCTGCACTATCCGCCGATCCCGGCCGATGCGGAAGGGGTGCGCGCGGGCGCGCATGAGGACATCAACCTGATCACGCTCCTGTTGGGCGCGGAAGAGGCCGGGCTGGAGCTGTTCGACCGCGCGAACGGCCGCTGGCTGGCGATCAAGCCGCCGGAGGGCGCGATGGTGGTTAACGTCGGCGACATGCTGCAGCGGCTGACCAATCATGTCCTTCCCTCGACCACGCACCGCGTCGTCAATCCGCCGCCCGAACGCCGCGGGCATTCACGCTATTCGATGCCGTTCTTCCTGCATCCTGCGCCAGATTTCCTGATCGAGACGCTGCCGCAGACGATCACGCCGGAGAACCCGAACCGTTACCCCGAGCCGATCACCGCCCATGACTACCTGCATGAACGGCTGGTCGAGATCGGCCTGGTCAAGAAATAG
- a CDS encoding cyclopropane-fatty-acyl-phospholipid synthase family protein, giving the protein MGDRLPHARALIAHIALHLQADCSVELWNREVLPLGRDARDDIRIVIASPAAIGRLVRSPRLTTLVEVYLAGGIDITGGSPLEALGRWEHLRAVHLKRHVDRALVLRHALPFLRERTPEDAGLGFAARVKRIAGRGRDDQAMIQFHYDVSNAFYALFLGEEMQYSSAVFADVDEDLDVAQRRKLDLICTKLRLAPGKRLLDIGCGWGGLAAHAADHYGATVHGVTLSAAQLEAARARTERFGDRVTLELRDYRTLDAPESYDAIAQIGMFEHVGIDNHDTFFAQMARLLTPGGLYLHQATTRRATRDLSKFRRQSAYMKVINRWIFPGGELDYVGMTATNVERWGFEVRDVETMREHYHLTLKAWSERLYARRDEASTEAGVTRTRLWLLYFALSCMGFWRGVLCDFQTLAQKKVTGLSGLPLR; this is encoded by the coding sequence ATGGGGGACAGATTGCCACACGCCCGCGCGTTGATCGCGCATATCGCCTTGCATCTGCAGGCGGATTGCTCGGTCGAATTGTGGAACAGAGAGGTGCTTCCGCTGGGGCGGGATGCGCGCGACGACATCCGCATCGTCATCGCGTCGCCCGCGGCGATCGGGCGACTGGTGCGCTCGCCACGGCTGACCACCTTGGTCGAGGTGTATCTGGCGGGCGGGATCGACATCACCGGCGGCAGTCCGCTGGAGGCGCTGGGGCGGTGGGAGCATCTGCGCGCGGTGCATCTGAAGCGACATGTCGATCGTGCGCTGGTGCTGCGCCATGCCCTGCCGTTCCTGCGGGAGCGAACGCCCGAGGATGCGGGGCTGGGCTTTGCCGCGCGGGTGAAGCGCATCGCCGGGCGCGGGCGCGACGATCAGGCGATGATCCAGTTTCACTACGACGTCTCGAACGCCTTCTACGCCCTGTTTCTGGGTGAGGAGATGCAATATTCGTCCGCGGTCTTCGCCGATGTCGACGAAGATCTCGACGTGGCGCAACGGCGAAAGCTCGATCTGATCTGCACCAAATTGCGGCTCGCGCCGGGAAAACGGCTGCTCGACATCGGCTGCGGCTGGGGCGGTCTGGCGGCACACGCGGCGGACCATTATGGCGCAACCGTCCACGGCGTTACCTTGAGCGCGGCGCAGCTAGAGGCGGCGCGGGCGCGGACCGAGCGGTTCGGGGACCGGGTGACGCTGGAATTGCGCGACTATCGCACACTGGATGCGCCCGAAAGCTATGACGCGATCGCACAGATCGGCATGTTCGAACACGTCGGGATCGACAATCACGACACGTTCTTCGCCCAGATGGCGCGGCTGTTGACGCCCGGCGGGCTGTATCTGCATCAGGCGACGACACGGCGCGCGACCCGCGACTTGAGCAAGTTTCGGCGGCAGTCGGCGTATATGAAGGTCATCAACCGCTGGATCTTTCCCGGCGGCGAACTCGATTATGTCGGCATGACCGCGACGAATGTGGAACGCTGGGGGTTCGAGGTGCGCGACGTCGAGACGATGCGCGAACATTATCACCTGACGCTGAAGGCGTGGAGCGAACGGCTGTATGCACGCCGCGACGAGGCTTCGACGGAGGCGGGGGTAACCCGCACGCGGCTGTGGCTGCTGTATTTCGCCTTGTCGTGCATGGGTTTCTGGCGCGGGGTGCTGTGTGATTTCCAGACGCTGGCGCAGAAGAAGGTGACCGGGCTGTCGGGGCTGCCGCTGCGGTAA
- a CDS encoding SRPBCC family protein — MSDTIERIIDLNAPVDRVWRAISDHREFGVWFRVALDQPFAVGTPSTGHMTYPGYENMPWAATIVAIEPPHRFAFRWVPNATDTAVDYSEWPTTLVEFVLAPNGDGTRLTVTESGFDQLAPDVRDSALRSNEGGWIEQMENVRRHVES; from the coding sequence ATGTCCGATACGATCGAACGCATCATCGACCTGAATGCGCCCGTCGACCGCGTGTGGCGCGCGATCAGTGACCACCGCGAATTCGGCGTATGGTTCCGCGTCGCGCTCGACCAGCCGTTCGCGGTCGGCACGCCCTCGACAGGGCACATGACCTATCCCGGCTATGAGAACATGCCGTGGGCGGCGACGATCGTCGCGATCGAGCCGCCGCACCGCTTCGCCTTCCGTTGGGTGCCGAACGCCACCGACACCGCGGTAGATTATTCGGAGTGGCCGACGACTTTGGTCGAATTCGTCCTTGCGCCCAACGGCGACGGCACGCGGTTGACGGTGACCGAATCGGGCTTCGACCAGCTTGCCCCCGATGTCCGCGACAGCGCACTGCGATCAAACGAAGGCGGCTGGATCGAGCAGATGGAAAACGTCCGCCGCCATGTCGAAAGCTGA
- a CDS encoding helix-turn-helix transcriptional regulator: MSKAEALAPVFAALGDRTRLTLMLRLAGGAHLSIANLAIDTGLTRQAVTKHLRVLQGAGLVESAPVGRETRFVARADALGPARAFLENVTRQWDAALDRLRMLVEEK, from the coding sequence ATGTCGAAAGCTGAAGCGCTCGCCCCGGTTTTCGCCGCGCTGGGGGATCGGACGCGGCTGACGCTGATGCTGCGGCTGGCGGGCGGTGCGCATCTGTCGATCGCCAACCTCGCGATCGACACCGGGCTGACGCGGCAGGCGGTGACCAAGCATCTGCGGGTGCTGCAGGGTGCCGGGCTGGTCGAGAGCGCGCCGGTGGGCCGCGAAACCCGCTTCGTCGCGCGCGCCGACGCGCTCGGCCCGGCACGCGCGTTCCTCGAGAACGTGACGCGACAATGGGACGCCGCGCTCGATCGCCTGCGTATGCTGGTCGAGGAAAAATAG
- a CDS encoding DUF3297 family protein, translating into MTDTPPDRLSIDPNSPHFDQAALERGIGIRFKGAERKDVEEYSIPDGWIRVALGKKVDRNGRPLTIKLQGEVESWFERPAEGTED; encoded by the coding sequence ATGACCGATACTCCTCCCGATCGCCTGTCGATCGACCCGAACAGCCCGCATTTCGACCAGGCCGCGCTGGAGCGCGGGATCGGCATCCGCTTCAAGGGCGCCGAGCGCAAGGATGTCGAGGAATACAGCATCCCCGACGGCTGGATCCGCGTCGCGCTGGGCAAGAAGGTCGACCGCAACGGCCGCCCGCTGACGATCAAGCTGCAAGGCGAGGTCGAATCCTGGTTCGAACGTCCGGCCGAGGGCACCGAAGACTAG
- a CDS encoding EVE domain-containing protein, with the protein MAFWLLKSEPETYGWDDLIRDGATEWDGVRNNAAAAHLRAMKAGDEALFYHSGKDKAAVGIARVSRIARKDGDDGNWVSVAIEPVKPLPAPVTLAAMKGDARLAQMSMIRQSRLSVSPVTAEEWKAILALSG; encoded by the coding sequence ATGGCGTTCTGGCTGTTGAAATCCGAACCGGAAACGTATGGCTGGGATGATCTGATCCGCGACGGCGCGACGGAGTGGGACGGCGTGCGCAACAACGCCGCCGCGGCGCATCTGCGCGCGATGAAGGCCGGTGACGAGGCGTTGTTCTACCACAGCGGCAAGGACAAGGCTGCCGTCGGCATCGCGCGCGTTTCGCGCATTGCGCGCAAGGATGGCGATGACGGAAACTGGGTATCGGTCGCGATCGAACCGGTGAAGCCGCTGCCCGCGCCCGTCACATTGGCGGCCATGAAAGGCGACGCCCGGCTCGCGCAGATGTCGATGATCCGCCAGTCGCGGCTGTCTGTTTCACCCGTCACGGCGGAGGAATGGAAGGCGATCTTGGCGCTGTCGGGCTGA
- a CDS encoding TonB-dependent receptor: protein MSTRIIKRALLLGAAFSLATAAHAQTADQAPVETADSSALGDIVVTAERRSENLQRVPVSVAAVKGDDIRAFQAGGEDALALAGRVPGLYAETTTGRIFPRFYIRGLGNIDFYLGASQPVSIIQDDVVLEHVVLKSNPVFDVNQIEVLRGPQGSLFGRNTTAGIIKFDTIRPSMDFNGRASASYGSYNTATLDAGVGGPIVADKVAFRLSGLYQRRDDWVDNTFTGTGADGTRGGKDALGGFEEKDVRLQLLFTPTEALSINVSGHARDYDGTSTIFHRQAIKRGGNNVQSEPRDKIALDEGQGNPQAYTTYGGSVNAALELGGVTLTSITAYETTAGFSRGDTDGGAAANFPVNGLPNGFGQSQGNVRDLDQWTQELRLASNGDGPFKWQVGGFYFDSRDDTEFYQRAFFLTPPANNPNNFVRLHNVNTSWAAFAQGSYALTDALTLTVGGRITEDKKRTALVRSTRNAAGTVDLFPATAPRDVRLKATEPSFDVSALYTVNPDLNLYARVARGFRGPTIQGRSAVFNSPFTTADAETIVSYEAGFKSQPTSNLRFNATAFTWRVDDIQLNGNDADGNGVLFNADHANAYGIEAEAEWRPIRNISFSLGASALHTEIKDKRVFAQVCALNGRTTCTVLDPTIVRTIFGQPATLAQVDGNPLPNAPKWQLNAAVRYDIPLWNDGALFVSGDANVQGYTNFVLYRTREFYADGNLEAGLKVGYTTPDQKYEIAAFARNITGEKNLKGVIENYNAAVFNEPRIIGVSLSGRFD from the coding sequence ATGTCGACACGCATCATCAAGCGCGCCCTTCTTCTGGGTGCCGCCTTCTCGCTCGCCACCGCCGCCCATGCGCAGACCGCCGACCAGGCGCCGGTCGAGACCGCCGACAGCAGCGCGCTGGGCGACATCGTGGTCACCGCCGAACGCCGCAGCGAAAACCTGCAGCGCGTGCCGGTTTCGGTCGCCGCGGTGAAGGGCGACGACATCCGCGCGTTCCAGGCGGGTGGCGAGGATGCGCTGGCTCTGGCAGGCCGCGTCCCCGGCCTGTACGCCGAAACGACCACCGGCCGCATCTTCCCACGCTTCTACATCCGCGGTCTCGGCAACATCGATTTCTATCTCGGCGCGTCGCAGCCGGTGTCGATCATCCAGGACGACGTCGTGCTGGAACACGTCGTCCTGAAGTCGAACCCGGTGTTCGACGTGAACCAGATCGAGGTGCTGCGCGGACCGCAGGGGTCGCTGTTCGGCCGCAACACGACCGCGGGCATCATCAAGTTCGACACGATCCGTCCGTCGATGGACTTCAACGGCCGCGCCTCCGCCAGCTACGGCAGCTACAATACCGCGACGCTGGATGCGGGCGTCGGCGGGCCGATCGTCGCCGACAAGGTCGCGTTCCGCCTGTCGGGCCTGTACCAGCGCCGCGACGACTGGGTCGACAATACCTTCACCGGCACCGGTGCGGACGGCACGCGCGGCGGCAAGGATGCGCTCGGCGGGTTCGAGGAGAAGGACGTCCGTCTGCAATTGCTGTTCACCCCGACCGAGGCGCTATCGATCAACGTGTCGGGCCATGCACGCGACTATGACGGCACCTCGACGATCTTCCACCGTCAGGCGATCAAGCGCGGCGGCAACAATGTTCAGAGCGAACCGCGCGACAAGATCGCGCTCGACGAGGGACAGGGCAACCCACAGGCTTATACGACCTACGGCGGTTCGGTGAACGCCGCGCTCGAACTCGGCGGCGTCACGCTGACCTCGATCACGGCGTACGAGACGACCGCCGGTTTCAGCCGCGGCGATACCGATGGCGGCGCGGCGGCGAACTTCCCGGTCAACGGCCTGCCCAACGGGTTCGGGCAGAGCCAGGGCAACGTGCGCGATCTCGATCAGTGGACGCAGGAACTGCGCCTCGCCAGCAACGGCGATGGGCCGTTCAAATGGCAGGTCGGCGGTTTCTATTTCGACAGCCGCGACGACACCGAATTCTATCAGCGCGCATTCTTCCTGACACCGCCTGCCAACAATCCGAACAATTTCGTCCGGCTGCACAACGTCAACACGTCGTGGGCGGCGTTCGCGCAGGGCAGCTATGCGCTGACCGACGCGCTGACGCTGACGGTCGGCGGCCGCATCACCGAGGACAAGAAGCGCACGGCGCTCGTGCGCTCCACCCGGAACGCGGCGGGCACGGTCGACCTGTTCCCCGCGACCGCGCCGCGCGACGTGCGGTTGAAGGCGACCGAGCCGAGCTTCGACGTGTCGGCGCTCTACACGGTCAACCCGGACCTGAACCTGTACGCCCGCGTCGCGCGCGGTTTCCGCGGCCCGACGATCCAGGGGCGTTCGGCGGTGTTCAACTCGCCGTTCACGACCGCGGACGCCGAAACGATCGTGTCGTATGAGGCGGGTTTCAAGAGCCAGCCGACATCGAACCTGCGCTTCAACGCCACCGCCTTCACGTGGCGTGTCGATGACATCCAGCTGAACGGTAACGACGCCGACGGCAACGGCGTGTTGTTCAACGCCGATCACGCCAACGCGTACGGGATCGAAGCGGAGGCGGAGTGGCGGCCGATCCGCAACATCTCGTTCTCGCTCGGCGCCAGCGCGCTGCATACCGAGATCAAGGACAAGCGCGTCTTCGCTCAGGTCTGCGCGCTGAACGGCCGCACCACCTGCACCGTGCTGGACCCGACGATCGTCCGCACGATCTTCGGCCAGCCCGCGACGCTGGCGCAGGTCGACGGCAACCCCCTGCCCAACGCGCCGAAATGGCAACTCAATGCCGCGGTGCGCTATGACATTCCGCTGTGGAACGATGGCGCGCTGTTCGTTTCCGGCGATGCGAACGTGCAGGGCTACACGAACTTCGTGCTGTACCGGACGCGCGAATTCTACGCCGATGGCAATCTCGAGGCGGGGTTGAAGGTCGGCTACACCACGCCGGACCAGAAATACGAAATCGCCGCATTCGCCCGCAACATCACCGGCGAAAAGAATTTGAAGGGCGTGATCGAGAACTACAACGCCGCGGTCTTCAACGAACCGCGCATCATCGGCGTCTCGCTCAGCGGACGGTTCGACTGA
- a CDS encoding NAD(P)H-binding protein, with translation MTVLPPETLPGEAAVTTGGSDTSPRLRIFMLGATGTIGRATVRALIDRGHELVCLIRPGSGQSLPGGATIRYGDATDSGSLVRDGLRGERFDALISCLASRTGRPGDAWAVDYRAHIDALAAAKAANIPHFVLLSAICVQKPRLAFQHAKLAFEAALIDSGVRYSIVRPTAFFKSLSGQVARVQRGKPFLLFGNGALTACKPISDANLGAYIADCLTDEARWNRILPIGGPGAAITPRQQGERLFALLGQPPRFRQVPVKLLDTIITVLGALGRVVPALADKAELARIGRYYATESMLVLDPATGRYDADATPSTGTETLFDYYEGLIRGDATPERGAHAVF, from the coding sequence GTGACAGTGCTTCCCCCGGAAACTCTACCGGGGGAGGCGGCGGTGACGACAGGCGGAAGCGACACCTCGCCACGACTGCGCATCTTCATGCTCGGCGCTACCGGCACGATCGGCCGCGCGACGGTTCGCGCGCTGATCGACCGCGGCCATGAATTGGTGTGCCTGATACGGCCGGGTTCGGGACAGTCACTGCCCGGCGGCGCGACCATTCGCTACGGCGACGCGACCGATTCAGGATCACTCGTCCGCGACGGACTCCGTGGCGAACGATTCGATGCCCTCATATCGTGCCTCGCCTCGCGCACCGGCAGGCCCGGCGACGCCTGGGCGGTCGACTATCGGGCGCACATCGACGCGCTGGCGGCTGCCAAGGCGGCGAACATCCCGCACTTTGTCCTGCTGTCCGCGATCTGCGTGCAGAAACCGCGTCTCGCGTTTCAGCACGCGAAGCTGGCGTTCGAGGCGGCGCTGATCGATTCCGGCGTACGCTATTCGATCGTCCGCCCGACCGCGTTCTTCAAATCTTTGTCGGGGCAAGTGGCGCGCGTCCAGCGTGGCAAACCGTTCCTGTTGTTCGGAAACGGTGCGCTCACCGCGTGCAAGCCGATCAGCGATGCCAATCTGGGGGCGTATATCGCCGACTGCCTGACCGATGAAGCGCGCTGGAACCGGATATTGCCGATCGGTGGCCCCGGCGCGGCGATCACGCCAAGGCAACAGGGCGAAAGATTGTTTGCGCTGCTCGGACAGCCGCCGCGGTTCCGCCAGGTGCCCGTAAAGTTGCTGGACACGATCATCACCGTGCTCGGCGCGCTCGGCCGCGTCGTACCGGCGCTGGCCGACAAGGCCGAGTTGGCGCGGATCGGCCGCTATTATGCGACCGAATCGATGCTCGTGCTGGATCCCGCGACCGGTCGATACGACGCCGACGCCACGCCTTCGACGGGGACGGAAACGCTGTTCGACTATTACGAAGGCCTGATCCGCGGCGACGCCACGCCCGAGCGCGGCGCCCACGCAGTGTTCTGA